ACGCAGGAGCTAAAGATAAAAGAAGCGTTTGTGGTATGTCCCGTCAAGGATTCTTTTCCACTCAATAAACACATCATTGCTACAAATATTCTAGGCTTGCTGGACAGTCTGAGTAAAAAATAAACCATGCAGATTGAAAGTTTAACTTTCAATCTGCATGGTTTGACTTTCTTACTGCGAAGGAAATTCATTGAAAGATATGTATGAGATTTCTGAAGCAATCTCCCATTGTGTAATTTGTAAATCAAAATTGCAATGACCAGCATCCATTAAAAAAGCCGTCCGATATTTATCGGGACGGCTTTTTGTCGAATCAACCGTTAGACAGCTTAGTTGAAATTGATGCGAAGCGTGATCACATCGCTAAACCCTTCATAACCTTCCGATGAAATAGTAGCCACGCGGAAATAGTACCGCTCCCCCAGAGTTAGATCAGCGATATCTACTTTCGCTTTTTTTGAAGTTTTGGCATTGGGCCACACAGACATCGTAATATCCTGCGTCCACTCAATCCAGTAACCCGAACTCTTTTCCACCTTCTTCCATCTAAGGGATACCTTGCCTGTTACTACCGTATTCTTTACTTCAACAGTTGCAGGCGCAGGCAGAATGCCTATGGGATTACGTGTTGCGCGCATCTCAAAACCACTGCTGAGCGCAATCACCACATCGCCCATAGATATATGCTCTACATAAGTATAGAGTAGCGCCAGCAATCGCTTCAGTTCTTTGAGGCGGAGATTTCGTACCACCGTTTTAGAACGCGCCCCGTCCATATCCGTCTGCGCCGCCTCCAGTGCATCAGTGGCCAAGATCAAATCTGCCAGAGTGGGATTAGGTATCGGGAAATTCGGGTTACCCGTCATCATGGTTATAATCCTCCGCGCCAGGATGATTATTTCTGCGACACTTTTGTTTTTAAGCCCCAGCTTGATGACGAAGAAAATAATAATGATGCCAATGATTATACTGATTTGGCGGTTCAGATGTTGGTAATAGTGTTTCATGTTTAAATTTTTTTAGTTTATGAATAAATAATTATAACTCATAGAACGCAAAACATGAAAAAAAGTTACAAATGGCAACTTACACTTCACCTATTTTTGTTCAATTTTCATTGACAAAAAATATTTTAAAAAAAATTTCATTTCATATATTCTATAACTTGAAAATGGCGATTCTAGGGTCTGTAAAAACAAAAATTTGTTTTAGTATATGGACGATATATCTGTGTTATTTAACCCAATAAGCGTGTATCATCACTGTACCAGCCAATAACGCCTCATTATACATTATAAAGCCCCTGAAGTCATGTATATTGCTAGAAAAGCAGCGTATAAAGGCAGAATATACGTGTATAAAGCCCCTGAAATCATGTATATAGCCACAAAAGCAGCGTATAAAGGCTGAATATACGAGGGGAAAGCCTCAATATACACGGATATCGTCTCAATATACATGTATATTGAGGCTATATACCTGACTATTCACACATTATACCGGTATAAAAGGGCGATATACAGGTATAATCCTGCCGATGCAAAGGAGCAAAAATGATGCCAGCAAAAATTTTCTGGGGGTAAGCGGTAACCTTTAGGTGGGTATCAAACACCCCATGTACAGTCAAATTTAATTCAAAAATGTGAGTTAGGGGAATGCTTTTAAACTAAATCTTTACTATTCTTGCAACGATTCATCAAACACCATCAAAAGCAAGAACGGAAAGGAGCACAACCGGAATTGCGGAGAATGACATAAAATAATTTATAAACCAAACATTATGAAACGTGTCCCGTTTATTTTGGGCTGACACACGAACCAGCCAAATACAAACAGACAACAGCCGAACTAGTCAGTTAAAATAAGAGTATTAATAGCACCCTTTAATTTTTTATATGAATGAACAAGAAATAGAAGAATTAGAAAAATGGGTAGAGGCCCAAATTGTAATTGCCAAAAACGATAAAAAAGAAGCTGTAGATTCAAAAGATTTAAGTCGGGAATCTTACCAACTTGGCAAATTAGATACATATTGGGAAGTATTAAAAAAACTAAACCAAAAAATAGAATGAAACAGCTATTTGCTACATTAACAGCCCTATATTTTTGCGCCTTTTCCTTTGCCCAGGATAAACCGGTAACCGTGATTGGCGATGGCGATGGGGCTAATAAAACTATTGCGACAAACCAAGCATTGCGCAATTGCATTGAAAAATCAATGGGTGCTTTTTTAAGTTCAAGCACCACAGTAATAAATGATTCTCTTGCTAAAGATGAGATAGTAACCATAGCTTCCGGCAATATAGTGTCATACGAGGTGCTGTCAGAGGTAAGCACAAATAACAACTACAGCGTTTCCGTTTCCGCACTAATTTCTCCTGAAAAATTAGTGCAGGTGCTAAATTCTAAGGGGTATAGTTTCGAACTAAACGGTGGGGTATATGCTCAAAATATTTTAAAGGAAAAATTTTATACAACGCAAGAACGACCTGCCTTAGAGAACTTTATAGCAACCTGGGAAAAAATTCCTCTGTTTGACTTTGAAGTTGCTTTGCTTGAACCAAAGGTAATCTCAGGATATTGCAAACGTGACTTTAGCCCCAAATTGAACAATGTGGATAATCTCCAGATGACGGAAGTTGGCAATAAATACATTGAACAAAATAAAAACGTTTTAGACTGGTACAGGATTAACTCAATAGCAGTTGCAAAAGGAATTAAAGAGAAATATGATGTCAATATTGGAGGAGTTAAAAACTTGCGTCAATCACTTGGTAACAATGGCGGTCAAGAAAATTGGCATAATGGACTAACTGATGGTTATGTAATATTCGCGGTAATTACACCGAAATTTCGACAAGAATATATTTCTTTTGTTAAAGCTCTTTTGAATTTGCTATCCTCAATTTCCATTAAGGATTTAGCTAATTATAACGCTCTTAACAAAGGATCTCAACAAATATTTATACCAGCAGATGCCATCGCTGGCGGGGTTGATATTTCAAAGTATCCGCAATTCACACAACCACTAAATAATAGGCAAGAAAGGGAGTGTGTAGTATTTTCGTTGAGGAGCAATAAAAATCTTGATTTGTTCGAAAAGCTAAGCAAAATG
The sequence above is a segment of the Bacteroidota bacterium genome. Coding sequences within it:
- a CDS encoding fibronectin type III domain-containing protein, with the translated sequence MKHYYQHLNRQISIIIGIIIIFFVIKLGLKNKSVAEIIILARRIITMMTGNPNFPIPNPTLADLILATDALEAAQTDMDGARSKTVVRNLRLKELKRLLALLYTYVEHISMGDVVIALSSGFEMRATRNPIGILPAPATVEVKNTVVTGKVSLRWKKVEKSSGYWIEWTQDITMSVWPNAKTSKKAKVDIADLTLGERYYFRVATISSEGYEGFSDVITLRINFN
- a CDS encoding PDZ domain-containing protein — protein: MKQLFATLTALYFCAFSFAQDKPVTVIGDGDGANKTIATNQALRNCIEKSMGAFLSSSTTVINDSLAKDEIVTIASGNIVSYEVLSEVSTNNNYSVSVSALISPEKLVQVLNSKGYSFELNGGVYAQNILKEKFYTTQERPALENFIATWEKIPLFDFEVALLEPKVISGYCKRDFSPKLNNVDNLQMTEVGNKYIEQNKNVLDWYRINSIAVAKGIKEKYDVNIGGVKNLRQSLGNNGGQENWHNGLTDGYVIFAVITPKFRQEYISFVKALLNLLSSISIKDLANYNALNKGSQQIFIPADAIAGGVDISKYPQFTQPLNNRQERECVVFSLRSNKNLDLFEKLSKMVNVKSSGLNISSALFNNLKTVPQVFGDSYPFINTDYSFHIPPDIMIYPFYATAGPQSLQFSADQIISSKIMAIYLTLDELQALKKLEFSSTDGSGIITPGEKKGLMGVKIVDIDAALIEQINQKKDSKSKYLKNDTKGIYINEVIEGSAAYEAGIRNGDIITKLNGEDDLTTAIHFEKFKKFHSGDEISLTVQQWQGGEKTFKVKLK